One part of the Tenacibaculum sp. 190130A14a genome encodes these proteins:
- the ruvA gene encoding Holliday junction branch migration protein RuvA: protein MITQIRGKLVEKNPTDVVVDCNGVGYLLHISLNTYSALPNEENVVLYTHLSIREDAHTLYGFINKTEREIFKLLISVSGVGPSTARTMLSSMTTEDIQQAIASENVKLIQSVKGIGAKTAQRVIVDLKDKVLKTFDLEEVSIVQDNTNKEEALSALEVLGFARKQADKVVTNILKESPNSTVEHLIKMALKNL, encoded by the coding sequence ATGATTACACAAATTAGGGGGAAACTTGTTGAAAAAAATCCAACAGATGTTGTAGTGGATTGTAACGGTGTAGGTTACTTATTGCATATTTCTCTAAATACATATTCTGCATTACCCAATGAAGAAAATGTTGTGTTATACACACATTTATCTATTCGAGAAGATGCACATACGCTTTATGGCTTTATAAATAAAACAGAACGAGAGATTTTCAAGTTGTTAATCTCGGTTTCTGGTGTAGGGCCAAGTACAGCTAGAACCATGTTGTCATCAATGACAACAGAAGATATTCAGCAAGCAATAGCTTCTGAAAATGTAAAGCTTATACAATCTGTTAAAGGTATTGGAGCAAAAACAGCTCAAAGAGTTATTGTAGACCTAAAAGATAAAGTGTTAAAAACTTTTGATTTAGAAGAGGTTTCAATAGTTCAAGACAATACAAACAAAGAAGAAGCGTTATCTGCATTAGAGGTTTTAGGATTTGCACGTAAGCAAGCCGATAAAGTAGTTACGAACATATTAAAAGAGTCACCAAATTCAACAGTTGAACATTTGATTAAAATGGCTCTTAAAAACTTATAA
- a CDS encoding PAS domain-containing protein produces the protein MTTITPPNHIINEEVNWDKTKTIVSKTDTYGTILYANDIFSEVCGYSKVELVGEPHNIIRHPDMPKVAFKALWGALKKGENYHAIVKNLTKSGKYYWVITDFTIDKNENNEISGFTARRKAVPDGVIEKIEPLYKTLLEIEHLKGEKASELYFNAYLNEEVGKSYDEFVIDLFAEETIKENKQQEKQVPEEKMSKIKKGLNWFFFGETDPK, from the coding sequence ATGACAACCATCACACCCCCGAACCACATTATTAACGAAGAAGTTAATTGGGACAAAACAAAAACCATTGTAAGTAAAACCGATACTTACGGTACTATTTTATATGCCAATGACATTTTCTCAGAAGTTTGTGGCTATAGTAAAGTTGAATTAGTTGGAGAACCACATAACATTATTAGACACCCAGACATGCCTAAGGTTGCTTTTAAAGCATTATGGGGAGCTTTGAAGAAAGGAGAAAATTACCATGCTATTGTAAAAAACCTAACAAAATCTGGAAAGTACTATTGGGTAATCACAGATTTTACAATTGATAAAAATGAAAACAATGAAATTTCAGGATTCACGGCGCGTCGTAAAGCTGTTCCTGATGGAGTAATAGAAAAGATAGAACCTCTATACAAAACTCTATTAGAAATTGAACACTTAAAGGGAGAAAAAGCTAGCGAACTTTATTTCAATGCTTATTTGAATGAAGAAGTTGGTAAAAGCTATGACGAATTCGTAATTGACTTGTTTGCTGAGGAAACTATAAAAGAAAACAAACAACAAGAAAAACAGGTTCCAGAAGAAAAAATGAGTAAAATAAAAAAAGGACTCAATTGGTTTTTCTTTGGTGAAACTGACCCCAAGTAG
- a CDS encoding MoaD/ThiS family protein, producing the protein MNITLLLFGAATDLLGTSEITLEVPNNTNIASFKTFLNEQFSTLSQLNSYAIAVNEAYANDTVLLKENDVVAIIPPVSGG; encoded by the coding sequence ATGAATATAACCTTATTACTTTTTGGTGCTGCCACAGATTTATTAGGAACTTCAGAGATAACTCTTGAAGTTCCTAATAATACTAATATTGCTTCTTTTAAAACTTTTTTAAACGAGCAATTCTCAACCTTATCTCAGCTTAATTCTTATGCTATCGCTGTTAATGAAGCATACGCTAATGATACCGTTTTATTAAAAGAAAATGATGTCGTTGCTATTATTCCACCTGTAAGTGGAGGGTAG
- a CDS encoding DUF3817 domain-containing protein translates to MINIFKLVSWLEGISYILLLFVAVPIKYLYNNPEYVKMLGMPHGILFVAYIALAVMLKMELKWDNKSFGMVCLLSILPFGTFFVGKYLK, encoded by the coding sequence ATGATCAATATTTTTAAACTAGTAAGCTGGTTAGAAGGAATATCTTATATTTTATTATTATTTGTAGCAGTACCAATTAAATACTTGTATAACAATCCTGAATATGTAAAAATGCTAGGAATGCCACATGGTATTTTGTTTGTAGCATACATAGCGCTAGCCGTAATGTTAAAAATGGAATTAAAATGGGATAATAAATCCTTCGGAATGGTATGTTTATTATCTATACTTCCTTTCGGAACTTTTTTTGTAGGTAAATATTTAAAGTAG
- the queG gene encoding tRNA epoxyqueuosine(34) reductase QueG, giving the protein MNQKQQYSNFIKEQAQRLGFLACGIAKADFLEEEAPRLEQWLQNDFHGQMHYMENHFDKRLDPRLLVDGAKSVISLSYNYYPQELQQEGSCKISKYAYGQDYHHVIKEKLRELLQLINDEVGEVSGRCFVDSAPVLERAWAEKSGLGWNGKHTLLIQKQQGSFFFLAELIIDLELAYDEPFQTDHCGKCTRCIDACPTQAILPNNTVDGSKCISYLTIELKEAIPTDFKGKMDDWMFGCDVCQDVCPWNRFSKSHNQPLFNPQEGLLDMTKRDWEELTQETFSKVFKKSAVKRTKFKGLSRNISFIKTKTNI; this is encoded by the coding sequence TTGAATCAAAAACAGCAATACTCAAATTTTATAAAAGAGCAAGCGCAAAGACTCGGTTTTTTAGCTTGTGGTATTGCTAAAGCCGATTTTTTAGAAGAAGAAGCGCCTCGGTTAGAACAATGGTTGCAAAATGATTTTCACGGTCAAATGCATTATATGGAAAATCATTTTGACAAACGTCTTGACCCAAGATTGTTGGTTGACGGTGCAAAGTCTGTTATTTCACTTTCTTATAATTATTACCCTCAAGAATTACAGCAAGAAGGAAGTTGTAAAATCTCTAAGTATGCTTACGGACAAGATTATCACCATGTAATTAAAGAAAAATTACGTGAATTATTACAATTAATAAATGATGAGGTAGGTGAAGTTTCTGGGCGTTGTTTTGTAGATTCTGCTCCTGTTTTAGAACGTGCATGGGCAGAAAAATCTGGATTGGGTTGGAATGGAAAACATACCTTGTTGATTCAGAAACAACAAGGATCTTTTTTCTTTTTGGCAGAATTGATTATTGATTTAGAATTAGCTTACGACGAACCTTTTCAAACAGACCATTGTGGAAAGTGCACTCGTTGTATTGATGCTTGTCCAACACAGGCTATATTGCCCAATAATACAGTAGATGGTAGTAAATGCATTTCATATTTAACTATTGAGTTAAAAGAGGCAATACCAACGGATTTTAAAGGGAAAATGGATGATTGGATGTTTGGGTGCGATGTGTGTCAAGATGTATGTCCTTGGAATCGTTTTTCTAAATCTCATAATCAACCACTATTTAATCCGCAAGAAGGTTTGTTAGATATGACAAAACGAGACTGGGAAGAACTTACGCAAGAAACATTTAGTAAAGTATTTAAAAAGTCGGCGGTAAAAAGAACTAAGTTTAAAGGTTTGTCTAGAAATATATCGTTTATAAAAACCAAGACAAACATATAA
- a CDS encoding NADP-dependent malic enzyme: MSESRKRREALLYHAKPKPGKISVVPTKKYATQHDLSLAYSPGVAEPCLEIAKDKNNVYKYTAKSNLVAVISNGTAVLGLGDIGPEASKPVMEGKGLLFKIFADIDVFDIEVDATDVDKFVETVKAIAPTFGGINLEDIKAPEAFEIERRLKEELDIPVMHDDQHGTAIISAAALKNAIEINGKDISKVKIVVNGAGAAAISCTRLYLALGAKRENVVMCDSKGVIRKDRDNLTSQKAEFATDRDIRTLEEAMVDSDVFIGLSKGNVVSPEMLLSMEKNPIVFAMANPEPEISYELAVATREDIIMATGRSDNPNQVNNVLGFPFIFRGALDVRATKINEEMKMAAVHAIADLAKKTVPEQVNIVYDEVSLSFGKDYIIPKPFDPRLIYEIPPAIAKAAIESGVAQEPIVDWDKYIEELMDRSGTGSKEIRLLHNRAKKNPKRVVFAEADHLDVLKAAQRVHEEGIGIPVLLGNKDIILELKEELGFDADVEIIDPKTNEEKERRYRFAEKFWESRRRKGITLLEAQKWMRERNYFAAMMVNSGEADALITGYSRSYPSVVKPMLELIEKDKGVTRVAATNMMLTKQGPMFLADTTININPTAKDLAKISQLTYVIAKMFGMKPHIAMLGFSNFGSSKSESSAKIREAVSYIHRHHPNVIVDGELQADFALNPELLAKEFPFSKLNGKRANILIFPNLESANITYKLMKQVDGVESVGPILLGMSKPVHILQLGASVDEMVNMAAVAVVDAQNKEKKNK, encoded by the coding sequence ATGAGCGAATCAAGAAAAAGACGAGAAGCTTTATTATATCATGCAAAACCAAAACCAGGGAAAATCTCAGTGGTTCCTACTAAAAAGTATGCAACTCAGCACGATTTATCTTTGGCATATTCACCGGGAGTAGCAGAACCATGTTTAGAGATTGCAAAAGATAAAAACAACGTATATAAATACACTGCAAAAAGCAATTTAGTAGCAGTAATATCAAATGGAACGGCAGTTTTAGGATTAGGAGATATAGGACCAGAAGCATCAAAGCCTGTAATGGAAGGTAAAGGTTTATTATTTAAAATCTTTGCAGATATTGATGTTTTCGATATTGAAGTAGACGCTACAGATGTAGATAAATTTGTAGAAACGGTAAAAGCAATCGCTCCTACATTTGGAGGAATTAATCTTGAAGATATTAAAGCTCCTGAAGCTTTTGAAATAGAAAGAAGATTAAAGGAAGAATTAGATATTCCTGTGATGCACGATGATCAACACGGAACAGCAATTATTTCTGCCGCAGCATTAAAAAATGCTATTGAAATAAACGGAAAGGATATTTCAAAAGTGAAAATTGTTGTAAACGGAGCAGGAGCAGCTGCTATTTCTTGTACGCGTTTATATTTAGCTCTAGGAGCAAAGAGAGAAAACGTTGTAATGTGCGATAGTAAAGGAGTTATTAGAAAAGACAGAGACAACTTAACTTCTCAAAAGGCAGAATTTGCAACTGATAGGGATATTAGAACTCTTGAGGAAGCAATGGTTGACTCAGATGTATTTATAGGTCTATCAAAAGGAAATGTAGTGTCTCCAGAAATGTTACTATCAATGGAGAAGAACCCTATTGTTTTTGCCATGGCAAATCCAGAGCCTGAAATTTCTTATGAATTAGCAGTAGCTACAAGAGAAGATATTATTATGGCAACGGGGCGTTCTGATAACCCGAACCAAGTTAATAATGTATTAGGATTTCCGTTTATTTTTAGAGGGGCCTTAGATGTTAGAGCTACTAAGATTAATGAAGAAATGAAAATGGCTGCGGTACATGCTATTGCTGATCTTGCTAAGAAAACAGTTCCAGAGCAAGTTAACATTGTATACGATGAAGTAAGTCTTTCATTTGGTAAAGATTATATCATTCCAAAACCATTTGATCCAAGATTAATTTATGAAATTCCTCCAGCAATTGCAAAAGCCGCAATAGAGTCTGGAGTAGCGCAAGAGCCTATTGTAGATTGGGATAAGTATATTGAAGAGTTAATGGATCGTTCAGGAACGGGAAGTAAAGAAATTCGTTTATTACATAACCGTGCGAAGAAAAATCCTAAGCGAGTAGTTTTTGCAGAGGCGGACCATTTAGATGTTTTAAAGGCAGCTCAAAGAGTACACGAAGAAGGTATTGGTATTCCAGTTCTTTTAGGAAATAAAGATATTATTCTAGAACTAAAAGAAGAATTAGGGTTTGATGCTGATGTTGAAATTATTGATCCTAAGACAAACGAAGAGAAAGAGCGTAGATACCGCTTTGCTGAAAAGTTTTGGGAGTCAAGAAGAAGAAAAGGAATTACCTTATTAGAAGCGCAAAAATGGATGCGTGAACGTAATTACTTTGCTGCGATGATGGTAAACAGCGGAGAAGCAGATGCACTAATCACTGGGTATTCTAGATCGTATCCTTCTGTAGTAAAGCCAATGTTAGAGTTAATTGAAAAAGACAAAGGTGTTACGCGTGTTGCGGCAACAAATATGATGTTGACTAAACAAGGGCCTATGTTCTTAGCCGATACTACTATTAACATCAACCCAACTGCTAAAGACTTAGCGAAAATTTCACAACTAACATATGTCATAGCAAAAATGTTTGGTATGAAACCACATATAGCAATGTTAGGTTTTTCTAATTTTGGTTCTTCAAAATCAGAGAGTTCAGCAAAGATAAGAGAAGCTGTTTCTTATATTCACCGTCATCATCCGAATGTAATTGTTGATGGAGAATTACAAGCAGATTTTGCTTTGAATCCGGAGTTGTTGGCGAAAGAATTTCCGTTCTCGAAATTAAATGGAAAAAGAGCAAATATCTTAATTTTCCCTAATCTTGAATCAGCAAACATCACCTACAAATTAATGAAACAAGTTGATGGTGTAGAGTCTGTTGGGCCGATTTTATTAGGAATGAGTAAACCAGTACATATTTTACAATTAGGAGCTAGTGTAGACGAAATGGTAAATATGGCTGCGGTTGCTGTGGTAGATGCTCAAAACAAGGAAAAAAAGAACAAATAA
- a CDS encoding DUF5686 and carboxypeptidase regulatory-like domain-containing protein, with the protein MKKNITLLFLAFSVVSFSQIRGKITSNNKKPLSFVSVYLQNSITGTTSNDNGDYELSLSTKGKHTIVFQILGYKTVKKTVDIQSFPFELNVQLSEEEVALDEVLVSSTENPANKIIRNTIANKKKNTDKFAQYKADFYSRGLFKVKNLPKKFLGQEIGDMGGGLDSTRSGIVYLSETISKISFQKKPKNFKEHIIASKVSGSDNGISFNQAEEVNFNFYENSFNLAEAQMVSPIANGAFGYYNYKLVGTFYDKNGNLINKIELLPKRKNDRVFSGFIYIVEDDWAIYGADVIVTGNQVSMPMIDSLNIKQNYNFSSKNKAWVPVTQTIDFKAGMFGFNFNGRFSAAYSNYNFTPNFTTNSFGSEILSFAENATEKDSVYWNKIRPVALTKEEVSDYKLKDSIKAIRKSKKYLDSVDTKRNKFRLLDILTGYSYRNSYDKWSLNISSPIEDISFNTVQGWNTSIGGSYYKTLNKKGKSMGFGANVNYGLSDKEIRPTGYFFYKWNNTTRPILNISGGNTVAQFDAKRPISKFWNTISSVLFERNYMKIYEKNFAKVSYSQEVTNGIRLNGSLEYADRKPLFNTTDYVMFPKSDVAYTSNNPQDPSNFTSSFTPHTMWSFNIGANIVFGQKYLSYPDSKFNIGNNKYPSLYIGYRKNFGSENSEWNSDLVYSQLYQNISMGNWGQFQYRAKGGMFLEQKDIPFMDYAHFNGNRLLIAPNSNYLTGFLALPYYQLSSNDKFGELHGEYNFKGALLSKIPLINKLNFHLVTGAKGLFTGGNKPYSEYSVGLDNVGFGKWRFLRVDFVRSNFNGQSENRVVFGIKL; encoded by the coding sequence ATGAAAAAAAACATTACGCTATTATTTTTAGCATTTTCCGTTGTTTCTTTTTCTCAAATACGAGGAAAAATAACATCTAACAACAAAAAACCTTTGTCTTTTGTAAGTGTTTATTTACAAAATTCTATAACAGGTACAACTTCAAATGATAATGGAGACTATGAACTCTCTCTTAGTACAAAAGGAAAACACACCATTGTTTTTCAAATCTTAGGGTATAAAACTGTAAAAAAAACGGTTGACATTCAATCCTTTCCTTTTGAATTAAATGTTCAACTTTCGGAAGAGGAAGTTGCATTAGATGAAGTACTGGTTTCTTCAACAGAAAATCCAGCCAATAAAATTATTAGAAATACCATCGCTAATAAGAAGAAAAACACAGATAAGTTTGCTCAGTACAAAGCAGATTTTTATTCTCGAGGCTTATTTAAAGTAAAAAATCTTCCTAAAAAATTCCTAGGGCAAGAGATTGGTGATATGGGAGGTGGATTAGACTCTACAAGAAGTGGGATTGTATATCTTTCAGAAACTATTTCTAAAATTTCCTTTCAAAAAAAGCCGAAAAACTTTAAAGAACACATCATTGCTTCTAAAGTTTCTGGAAGCGATAATGGTATCAGTTTTAATCAGGCAGAAGAAGTTAACTTTAACTTCTACGAAAACTCTTTTAACCTAGCGGAAGCCCAAATGGTTTCTCCTATTGCTAATGGTGCTTTTGGTTACTACAACTATAAACTTGTTGGTACTTTTTATGACAAAAATGGCAACTTGATTAATAAAATTGAATTACTACCAAAACGAAAAAATGACCGTGTTTTTAGCGGTTTTATTTATATTGTTGAAGATGATTGGGCTATTTATGGAGCTGATGTAATTGTTACGGGAAATCAAGTTAGCATGCCTATGATAGACTCCTTAAACATTAAACAAAACTACAATTTTTCATCTAAGAATAAAGCTTGGGTACCAGTAACGCAAACCATAGATTTTAAAGCTGGAATGTTCGGGTTTAATTTTAACGGACGTTTCTCTGCAGCATATTCTAATTATAATTTTACCCCAAATTTTACAACAAACTCTTTTGGTAGTGAGATTTTATCTTTTGCTGAAAACGCAACAGAAAAAGACAGCGTATATTGGAATAAAATACGACCTGTAGCCCTAACCAAAGAAGAGGTTTCTGATTATAAGTTAAAAGACAGTATTAAAGCTATTAGAAAATCTAAAAAGTACTTAGACTCAGTAGACACTAAGAGGAATAAGTTTCGTCTTTTAGATATTCTTACGGGGTACTCTTATAGAAATTCTTATGATAAATGGTCTTTAAACATCTCTTCTCCAATAGAGGATATTAGTTTCAATACTGTACAAGGATGGAACACTTCTATAGGCGGAAGCTACTATAAAACACTCAATAAAAAAGGAAAAAGCATGGGATTTGGTGCTAATGTTAATTATGGACTTTCAGATAAGGAGATTAGACCTACGGGGTACTTTTTTTATAAGTGGAATAATACAACAAGACCTATCTTAAATATTTCTGGAGGTAATACTGTAGCGCAATTTGACGCGAAACGACCTATCTCTAAGTTTTGGAATACAATTAGTTCTGTTCTCTTTGAAAGAAATTACATGAAAATATATGAAAAAAACTTTGCTAAAGTTTCATACTCACAAGAAGTTACTAATGGTATTCGATTAAATGGTTCACTAGAGTACGCAGATAGAAAACCTCTATTTAATACTACCGATTATGTAATGTTTCCTAAAAGTGATGTTGCATATACTTCGAACAATCCACAAGACCCATCAAATTTCACAAGTTCTTTTACCCCACATACCATGTGGAGTTTTAATATTGGAGCAAATATTGTGTTTGGTCAAAAATACCTGTCCTATCCAGACAGTAAATTCAATATAGGAAATAACAAATACCCTTCTTTATACATTGGGTATCGTAAAAACTTTGGATCTGAAAATAGCGAATGGAATTCTGATTTAGTGTACTCTCAATTGTATCAAAATATTTCAATGGGAAATTGGGGACAATTTCAATATAGAGCGAAAGGAGGAATGTTCTTAGAACAAAAAGATATTCCTTTTATGGATTATGCTCACTTTAATGGAAATCGTTTGCTAATTGCTCCAAACAGTAACTATTTAACTGGATTTTTAGCCTTACCATATTACCAATTAAGTTCAAATGACAAATTTGGTGAATTACACGGTGAATATAATTTCAAGGGTGCCTTATTAAGTAAAATTCCTTTGATAAATAAATTAAACTTTCACCTAGTTACAGGTGCCAAAGGTCTATTTACCGGAGGTAACAAACCTTATAGTGAGTATTCTGTTGGTTTGGATAATGTAGGTTTTGGAAAATGGCGATTTCTACGTGTAGATTTTGTCCGCTCTAACTTTAACGGACAAAGTGAAAACAGAGTTGTTTTTGGAATAAAGTTGTAA
- a CDS encoding AsmA-like C-terminal region-containing protein: MKKIYKIGLTVIATLFIILISVPFLFQDKIVALVKKTVNNNITAEFNFSDANLSLIRDFPNASVQLSNVSIINDKPFKGDTLLYAKDVSLELKLTELFKKSSEQLNIKSFEIENAKVNVLVNEIGIANYDIAKPSENKDTTESNEEPSNFGVSFNSYKISNSEIIYDDKKGKIQLSLTDFNHSGSGDFSQSNSELKTETSTVVSYGMDNTSYVKNQKLELDAILGMDLVNKKFSFQKNEAKINNLPLVFDGFVQINKNNQEVAINFKTPTSDFKNFLALIPEQYAKNISSVKTSGDFSVAGKINGIVDNNHIPKLDIVVASSNASFKYPDLPKAVNNIHLNMQLKNDTGKTEDTFVRFDNIAFKIDEDTFSGNGSVYNLTSNPLINARVNGTLNLANINKAYPIDLKNELSGILKANLHSKFDIKAIQNNTLERIKNDGNIEVSDFVFSSEDVVNPLHIKNTKIKFTPTTASLTKFEATTGKSDLNANGTLKNVLGFLLSNQKLQGNFNVNSTNFYVSDFMQENTSESPEKKEDTPTDEKPTESLKIPAFLDCSVTADAKTVHYDNLTLNNVKGQLLLKDEKAILKNVNADIFKGRIALNGEVDTKQKTPKFNMDLGIKSFDISQSFTSLDLLQSLSPIAGAMDGKLNSEINLSGSLNKDFTPNLTSISGNALAELLTTKINPKNTKALSLLNDKLSFIDLNKLDLSDIKTHLSFKEGQVQVKPFNLKYKDIGINIGGSHGFDQSMNYNVTLDVPAKYLGSEVQGLLSKLSTKDQNITVPVTANITGNMTSPSVTTDLSSSVSKLTQKLVQQQKDNLVNNTIGKLLGGNKKDSSKTKGTDKTVKKVTDVLGGLFGKKKKKEEKKEGGN, from the coding sequence ATGAAGAAAATATACAAAATAGGATTAACCGTTATAGCAACTTTATTTATCATACTTATCTCTGTTCCGTTCTTATTTCAGGATAAAATAGTAGCCCTTGTAAAGAAAACAGTAAATAATAATATCACTGCCGAGTTTAATTTCTCAGATGCAAACCTTAGTCTGATTCGTGATTTTCCAAATGCTTCAGTGCAACTTTCAAATGTTTCTATAATTAATGACAAACCATTCAAAGGCGATACTCTTTTATACGCAAAAGATGTTAGTTTAGAACTCAAACTTACCGAACTATTTAAAAAATCTTCAGAGCAGTTGAATATAAAATCTTTTGAAATTGAAAATGCAAAAGTTAACGTATTGGTTAACGAAATTGGTATTGCAAATTATGATATTGCAAAACCATCTGAAAACAAGGATACAACTGAAAGCAATGAAGAACCTTCAAATTTTGGAGTTTCTTTCAACTCTTATAAAATTTCAAACTCAGAAATTATCTACGATGATAAAAAAGGAAAAATACAATTGTCTTTAACCGATTTTAACCACTCCGGGAGCGGAGATTTTTCTCAGTCTAATTCAGAATTAAAAACAGAAACTTCAACTGTAGTTTCTTATGGGATGGATAATACATCGTATGTAAAAAATCAAAAATTAGAACTAGATGCAATTTTAGGAATGGACTTGGTAAACAAAAAATTCTCTTTCCAAAAAAATGAAGCAAAAATTAACAACTTACCTCTAGTTTTTGACGGGTTTGTTCAAATTAACAAAAACAATCAAGAGGTAGCCATTAACTTTAAAACTCCTACTTCAGATTTTAAAAACTTTTTAGCTTTAATCCCAGAGCAATATGCAAAAAATATATCTTCAGTGAAAACCTCAGGAGATTTTAGTGTAGCTGGAAAAATAAATGGAATTGTAGATAATAACCACATTCCAAAATTAGATATTGTAGTAGCCTCTAGTAATGCTTCTTTTAAGTACCCAGATTTACCCAAAGCAGTAAACAATATCCATTTAAATATGCAATTAAAAAACGACACTGGTAAAACGGAGGACACTTTTGTTCGTTTTGATAATATCGCTTTTAAAATTGATGAAGATACTTTTTCAGGAAACGGAAGTGTTTATAACTTAACCAGCAACCCGTTAATCAATGCTCGTGTAAATGGGACGTTAAACTTAGCGAATATCAACAAAGCATATCCTATTGATTTAAAAAATGAATTGAGCGGTATTTTAAAGGCCAATTTACATTCTAAGTTTGATATAAAAGCAATTCAAAACAACACCTTAGAAAGAATTAAAAATGACGGAAACATTGAGGTAAGTGACTTTGTGTTTTCTTCGGAAGATGTGGTGAATCCTCTTCATATCAAGAACACAAAAATTAAATTCACTCCTACAACAGCTTCTTTAACAAAGTTTGAAGCAACAACCGGAAAAAGTGACTTAAATGCAAACGGAACTCTTAAAAATGTTTTAGGGTTTTTACTCTCCAATCAAAAACTTCAAGGAAACTTTAATGTAAACTCTACTAATTTTTATGTAAGTGACTTTATGCAAGAAAACACATCAGAAAGTCCAGAAAAAAAAGAAGATACTCCTACAGATGAAAAACCAACGGAAAGTTTAAAAATACCTGCATTTTTAGATTGTTCAGTTACTGCTGATGCCAAAACCGTACATTACGACAATCTTACTTTGAACAATGTAAAAGGTCAACTTTTATTAAAAGATGAAAAAGCTATTTTAAAAAATGTAAATGCCGATATTTTCAAAGGAAGAATTGCTTTGAACGGAGAAGTAGATACGAAACAAAAAACACCAAAGTTTAATATGGATTTAGGTATTAAATCTTTTGATATTTCTCAATCATTTACAAGTCTTGATTTATTACAATCTTTAAGTCCTATTGCAGGTGCTATGGATGGAAAGTTAAATTCCGAAATTAATCTGTCTGGTAGTTTAAATAAAGACTTCACGCCTAATTTAACTTCTATTTCTGGTAATGCATTGGCAGAACTACTTACCACGAAAATAAACCCTAAAAACACAAAAGCTTTAAGCTTACTAAACGATAAATTATCTTTTATTGATTTAAACAAGTTAGATTTATCAGATATAAAAACACATTTATCTTTTAAAGAAGGACAAGTACAAGTAAAACCTTTCAATTTAAAATATAAAGATATCGGTATTAACATTGGTGGAAGTCATGGTTTCGATCAAAGCATGAACTATAATGTTACCCTAGATGTTCCTGCTAAATATTTAGGCTCTGAAGTTCAAGGGTTACTGAGTAAGTTAAGTACCAAAGATCAAAACATCACAGTTCCAGTTACCGCAAATATTACAGGTAATATGACCAGTCCAAGCGTTACAACCGATTTATCCTCTTCTGTTTCTAAACTAACCCAAAAACTAGTTCAGCAACAAAAAGATAACTTAGTTAACAATACTATTGGTAAACTATTAGGAGGCAATAAAAAAGATAGTAGTAAAACTAAAGGTACTGATAAAACAGTTAAAAAAGTAACTGATGTTTTAGGTGGTCTTTTCGGAAAAAAGAAAAAGAAAGAAGAAAAAAAAGAGGGCGGTAATTAG